ACTACGCAAAGAAAGACGATAAAGTTGGTGACTTCTGGAAGTTTCTTAACGTGCTGAAGACATTCAGAGTATAGTAAGGATGGCCTTATTGGAGAAATTGCATCGAAGGGTTGTTGACATGGGACTTGTCCCGCGTGTCATTGCTTTATTGCCTGTTATTTCCACGTTATGTGCCCTGTTCGGGTTCATATCTATTGCTATTCTGCCAATGGATGGGCAGTACAGAAGAACTTATATTTCTGAGAACGCTTTAATGCCATCGCAAGCGTACAGCTACTTCAGAGAAACCGAGTGGAATATTTTGAGAGGCTATCGCTCTCAAATCGAAAAGACGGTAAACATGACTTCTACGGAAAGGAACAATATAATGGGCTCCTGGTTGCAAGAATTTGGTACCAAGACTGCTATTTATGAGAATGATCAGTATGGAGAAACGCTATATGGTGTAATGCACGCACCCAGGGGTGATGGGACAGAAGCAATGGTGCTTGCCATTCCGTGGTTTAACTCAGAGAAGGAATTCAATGTTGGTGGTGCATCGTTGGGTGTTTCATTAGCTAGATTCTTTTCACGTTGGCCGGTATGGTCTAAAAACATTATCGTTGTATTCAGCGAAAATCCTCATGCAGCTTTGAGATCTTGGGTTGAAGCATACCACACTTCTTTAGATTTGACTGGTGGTTCCATTGAGGCTGCTGTGGTACTAGATTATTCTAGTGCGGAAGATTTCTTTGAGTACGTAGAAGTATCCTATGACGGGCTAAACGGTGAGCTGCCCAATTTAGACCTGGTTAACGTYGCTATATCTATTATTGAACATGAAGGTATGAAAGTTTCTTTGCACGGACTACCCTATGATCAACTAGGTaacaatgattttttttcaaggtTTAAAATACTATGCTTAGGAATAAGAGATTGGGCGTTGTCTGGTGTTAAGAATCCCCACGGTAACGAAGCATTCAGCGGATGGAGAATCCAATCTGTGACGCTGAAAGCTCATGGACATGGTGGTCATGATATTACCACATTTGGACGTATACCGGAAGCGATGTTCCGCTCGATTAACAATCTTTTAGAGAAATTTCACCAgtcattcttcttttatttgcTGTTAGCTCCACGCCAATTCGTTTCCATTAGTAGTTATTTGCCAAGTGCTGTAGCTTTATCGGTCGCATTTGCAGTAAGTTCATTGAATGCATTTATCAACAATGATTATGCCAGTATATCCCTATTTTCAGAGTATAATTTGATAGCGGTATTGGTTTGGTTCATATCAATGGTTGTGTCATTTGTTATATCGCAACTATTTCTTTCGGTACTACCAGCTGGGTTGTTGATGACTATTAGTTTAGCAATCTGCTTCTTACCTATAGCACTATCTGGAAAAGTCCATATATCAGAACCGCTATCATACCGATTAAAAAACGTTGcatttttatatttcaGTTTAGTATCAACATCCCTTTTGATGATAAACTTTGCTATGGCTTTACTGATCGGTACTCTAGCATTCCCAATGACATTTATCAAGACTATTTCTATTAAAGCATCCGCTGAGTCCGAAACGAGCTTAGGATCAAACATCTCAATAAAAACCGAGCCTAACGATGAAATGCAGCTCAATGAGCATTATAGAGAAGGAATATCCGGGAAAAACcaacaaagacaaaaattgaagaatttatCGCTATTAATCTTAACAAACCCATTTATTTCGATAACCGTATTCGGGCTGTTATTTGACGATGAATTTCAGGGATTTGatataataaacaaattgGTCTCGGCATGGATAGATTTGAAGTGCTGGAGTTGGTTTGTTCTTTGTATAGGATGGTTACCATGTTGGCTATTGATATTAGCGTCATCATTCGAATCAAAAAGTGTTGTGATTAAGTCCAAAGAGAAGCAGAGTTGAATAGCAATAGTAGTGAAGCGAAGGAGATGACCGAAATGTATTAGACACCTGTGAGCTATATATGATGGGTAAAACcataacaaaacaaaacaaaataaattatatattatattaaaGTATTAAAAGTACGTACATAATAGAATAGATGTATTGATGTAGAAAAAGGGTACAATATAATTGAGAATgcaataaaagaaaaaaatcggaGGTgtaaaatatgaaaagattaatGATCACATCATTAATATAATGTAGTAAAAACTTATAGTGTTTGCTATTTAGGTTGTTGTGCGATTTTTTTAGTCACGATATTGGTCAAAAAATTCcttatgaaaaatttcccatttcttcatccaTTCAACACCAGGTGCCAAGAATGTTGTTCTTAGATGATAAGTACCGGGTTCTTGTCCAAATCCGGAACCAGGAACTGTACAAATACCAGTAGTTTCTAGCAATTTCTTACAATAAAATTCATCAGGCGTCAATTCCAAATGATGGGCTTCCTGAATTGCCTTGAAAGGTAAGTCTATCTTGGGAAATAAGTACATAGCACCTTGGGGCTTTTGGCATTCGATACCTTCTAAAGAATTGAATGTCTCGTATAAAGTCATTGCTCTTGTATTTAACTTTTCATGAATGGAATTCCGTTCTGATTGATCCGATTCAAACGATTCTTCCCCCTCCACTGGTGGACGAACCATCAAATCTACCAAAGCTTGACCAGTGACGACGGGGCATAATGAGATTGAGGctaatttcaaaatgactTGTCTCATTTCATGACTAAAGCCAGTGAGTTCCATGTAACCACCTCTTTGACCACATTCACCGGAAACACCTTTTGAAGTGGAGTGCAAAGAAGCCAGCTGGACATTATCAAATTTACCTGGGTGGTCTCTTTGTAAATGTcttagaatttttttcattgaattgaATTCGGTGCCGGGGAAgatgttttcttgataaaCTTCGTCAGCGATTACTACCGTACCATACTTGGCCgcaacttcaaaaatttgggCTATCGATTCAGGTGATAGAACAGCACCTGTAGGATTGCCAGGATTGATGACCACTAGCACGGTAGGTTTGATTTCGTTTTGTATAGCTTCTTTGACGAcagtttcaatttcttctggaTTAGTAGACCAACCTGAATTTTCGTCCAAGTAGTATGGCAGGGCCTGAGAATTGTTTAAGGCCAGAGTGGCAGTATATAGTGGGTATTGTGGAATAGGTATCAGGACACCTGTTTCTGGACCTCTACAGAAGATGGATAGCAAGTAAGTCACGGCTGCAGATGCACCAGCGGTTAAAAATATATCTTCTGGGTAGGCTGTTTCGCCGTCATCTCTTTTAGTAATGAAGTCAGCAACGCTTCTTCTTATACCTTCTACACCttgagaagaagaataagcaCCAACGGAACCACCGATATCTTTTATCAAGCTTTTGGCACGTTTAATGGCATCGATTTTGAATAGTTTAGAGTCAACTAGCTGTTGTTCGTTATGATTTAGTAGTTCTGGGTATTGTAAAAGAGATAAGACTTGTCTGTAGTAAGTCAAAGGTTTTTGTTGTAGTTGTTGAGGGTTACCGATATTGGCATTGATAATTTTATTGAATGGCAAAGATTGAGGATCTTTCTCGAGCTGAGTTTTTAACTCTTCAGCTCTCATGGGGATGGCACCTCTAACCGCGTACCTAGCCTTCAAGACGTTTTCATTTACGTCATCCAAAGTCAATTGTTCGGCAGGATAAAATTCATCGTTGGCGGTTTTCAACGTGTGATGTGGGAAGCGGTTTAAATGGCGCAGGTCTTTTAGCGAAGATTGGCCAGATATTGACCTTTTTTGGCATTGGGAGGCCATCCATGATGAGCTATGCCTCTGCAGAACAGGCCTAACTTGCCTGAAAGCCTTTAATTTTGTACTGCTAGCAGTAGTGGTAAAGGATGTAGTGATATGCGGCATTGTCTTTGCGTTTGTAGTGAGAGTCTTTATATGATATGACTTGACGATATGGGTTATCGAGTTATTCACTGTGAAGTGATTCTTGGCGGACAGTGATAACATCAtggaagaggaaaacaaatGTAGCAGGGTATACTTATATGCACGTAGTTTAAGAACAATTGAATGTGGGGGAACGGCAATGAAAGACTAACGTTGGTTCTCGAGAAACGTGTGACTGGTATGAACAACGGAACAAATATGGCGAGGCAGAAGCAGTACAGCAGTAgttgcagaaaaaaaaccctTTCCTAGTATGGCAGGCAGGTCACGATCGTTTACAAAGGGCACAACAAACTCTAAATACGTCAACGGCAGCAGGAGAGAACAGTAGCGTGGTGTATTTCAACGAGAGGTCGAGGATCGTAAAGCTCTTGGCTTGGACCCCTtgagaatgaaaaaaaaaaagacgcaagaataatgaaaaaagccAATAGGGAAAAAGTGGAAACCCTCCAATGGGTAGCAGTGTTGTAGAAGAGGTTTGCAGTGTAATTATATATGAATTCTGTAACTGTGGTTATGCggtaaataaatatatgtatatatgtctGTGGGGGCGGCCTGTTGCTGGTTAATCTTGTTTCTTGTCCTTGGGTCGGAATTTGAGTAGCGACAAGCCATTCTCTGCAGgagcaaagaagaaacaaaggCCAGGCTTATCTTATCTTGAGGGACATGCGGCTTCTGGAGTTGAAGGGAAAGGGCAAGTAAGTACGCAGCTGTAGTTCTGAATGAGTGGCAGTGATAGTAAAGATCGTTTATATGATGTTTTGGGGGTGACGAGAGAGGCAAGCGTACAAGAAATCAAGACGGCTTATAGGAAGCTTGCCCTGAAGCATCATCCAGACAAGTCTGTGGATCAGGACTCCAAGGAGGTGAACGAGATCAAGTTTAAAGAGATTACTGCAGCCTACGATATCTTGAGTGATCCGGAGAAGAAGTCGCATTATGACTTGTATGGTGATGATAATGGCACCGGTGGTGGTGGCGGTGATGAGTTTGGAGATGACGATTTTatgaatttctttaataacttcttcaacaatgGGG
This DNA window, taken from Saccharomyces eubayanus strain FM1318 chromosome XII, whole genome shotgun sequence, encodes the following:
- the GAA1 gene encoding GPI-anchor transamidase subunit GAA1, which codes for MALLEKLHRRVVDMGLVPRVIALLPVISTLCALFGFISIAILPMDGQYRRTYISENALMPSQAYSYFRETEWNILRGYRSQIEKTVNMTSTERNNIMGSWLQEFGTKTAIYENDQYGETLYGVMHAPRGDGTEAMVLAIPWFNSEKEFNVGGASLGVSLARFFSRWPVWSKNIIVVFSENPHAALRSWVEAYHTSLDLTGGSIEAAVVLDYSSAEDFFEYVEVSYDGLNGELPNLDLVNVAISIIEHEGMKVSLHGLPYDQLGNNDFFSRFKILCLGIRDWALSGVKNPHGNEAFSGWRIQSVTLKAHGHGGHDITTFGRIPEAMFRSINNLLEKFHQSFFFYLLLAPRQFVSISSYLPSAVALSVAFAVSSLNAFINNDYASISLFSEYNLIAVLVWFISMVVSFVISQLFLSVLPAGLLMTISLAICFLPIALSGKVHISEPLSYRLKNVAFLYFSLVSTSLLMINFAMALLIGTLAFPMTFIKTISIKASAESETSLGSNISIKTEPNDEMQLNEHYREGISGKNQQRQKLKNLSLLILTNPFISITVFGLLFDDEFQGFDIINKLVSAWIDLKCWSWFVLCIGWLPCWLLILASSFESKSVVIKSKEKQS
- the ALT1 gene encoding alanine transaminase ALT1, with the translated sequence MMLSLSAKNHFTVNNSITHIVKSYHIKTLTTNAKTMPHITTSFTTTASSTKLKAFRQVRPVLQRHSSSWMASQCQKRSISGQSSLKDLRHLNRFPHHTLKTANDEFYPAEQLTLDDVNENVLKARYAVRGAIPMRAEELKTQLEKDPQSLPFNKIINANIGNPQQLQQKPLTYYRQVLSLLQYPELLNHNEQQLVDSKLFKIDAIKRAKSLIKDIGGSVGAYSSSQGVEGIRRSVADFITKRDDGETAYPEDIFLTAGASAAVTYLLSIFCRGPETGVLIPIPQYPLYTATLALNNSQALPYYLDENSGWSTNPEEIETVVKEAIQNEIKPTVLVVINPGNPTGAVLSPESIAQIFEVAAKYGTVVIADEVYQENIFPGTEFNSMKKILRHLQRDHPGKFDNVQLASLHSTSKGVSGECGQRGGYMELTGFSHEMRQVILKLASISLCPVVTGQALVDLMVRPPVEGEESFESDQSERNSIHEKLNTRAMTLYETFNSLEGIECQKPQGAMYLFPKIDLPFKAIQEAHHLELTPDEFYCKKLLETTGICTVPGSGFGQEPGTYHLRTTFLAPGVEWMKKWEIFHKEFFDQYRD